The Enterococcus rotai genome includes a window with the following:
- a CDS encoding methionine ABC transporter permease: MMTEYIDKISYYLPELSKALTESGIMILISIIAAICIGLPLGTFVYLTKKIPTKTNRWVGILLNGYINIVRSFPFLLFVVALIPFTRLVLGTAFGTYAAALPLSFVAVALYARLVEQVLLEIPNDILELAQSLGSTKLQLIFRFLYVEARSGLVLALTSVVISMVSYSTVMGVIGGGGIGDFALRYGYQRYEYSVMYTAIVLMIFFVSFIQISGSALAKKINKK, from the coding sequence ATGATGACAGAATATATCGATAAAATAAGCTATTACCTCCCAGAATTAAGCAAAGCTTTAACAGAAAGCGGCATTATGATTTTGATTTCGATTATTGCAGCCATCTGCATAGGGCTACCATTGGGGACTTTTGTCTATTTAACCAAAAAAATACCAACTAAAACCAATCGTTGGGTTGGGATCTTGCTAAATGGTTACATCAACATTGTGCGCTCATTTCCATTTTTGCTGTTTGTTGTAGCCTTGATTCCTTTTACACGTTTAGTATTGGGAACGGCGTTTGGAACCTATGCCGCTGCGTTGCCCTTGAGTTTTGTAGCAGTGGCCCTTTATGCCCGACTTGTTGAACAAGTATTATTAGAAATTCCGAATGATATTTTAGAGCTTGCTCAGTCTTTGGGTAGCACAAAGCTGCAACTGATTTTTCGTTTTTTGTACGTTGAGGCAAGATCCGGTCTAGTCTTGGCATTGACTTCAGTTGTCATTAGCATGGTGTCGTATTCAACTGTGATGGGTGTGATCGGAGGTGGTGGTATCGGAGATTTTGCCTTACGTTATGGGTATCAACGCTATGAATATTCGGTCATGTATACAGCAATTGTACTTATGATTTTTTTCGTTAGTTTTATTCAAATTAGCGGTAGCGCATTAGCTAAAAAAATAAATAAAAAATAA
- a CDS encoding methionine ABC transporter ATP-binding protein, with the protein MITFDQVSKIYRHNDTSITALDKVDLQIQPHEIFGVIGESGSGKSTLLRMINTLELPSQGQINIDGTNLMQLSDAQKRQSRKKIGMIFQQFNLLYNQTVNENIALPLRLNSAYDPQKVREVLEFVRLSDKGESYPKQLSGGEKQRVGIARALITQPEILLCDEPTSALDGQNAYDVLTLLQRINQTFGTTMVIVSHELNLIKQLCNRTAILENGKVLETIEIQKEQQQTQFSSYYERVRESLG; encoded by the coding sequence ATGATTACGTTTGACCAAGTTTCAAAAATCTATCGTCATAATGATACATCTATTACAGCCTTAGATAAGGTTGATTTACAAATCCAACCTCATGAGATATTTGGGGTGATTGGTGAGAGCGGTTCAGGCAAATCAACATTATTGCGCATGATCAATACGTTAGAGTTGCCAAGCCAAGGGCAGATCAACATCGATGGAACAAACTTGATGCAGTTAAGTGATGCCCAAAAACGGCAAAGTAGGAAAAAGATCGGGATGATTTTTCAACAATTTAATTTACTTTACAATCAAACCGTGAATGAGAATATCGCTCTACCGCTACGCTTAAATAGCGCATATGATCCGCAAAAAGTCCGAGAAGTTTTAGAATTTGTCCGTCTGTCAGATAAAGGGGAATCTTACCCAAAACAGCTAAGTGGCGGTGAAAAACAGCGTGTAGGGATTGCTCGGGCATTGATTACACAGCCAGAGATTTTACTCTGTGATGAACCAACCTCTGCCTTGGATGGTCAAAACGCTTATGATGTTTTGACATTGTTGCAACGGATCAACCAAACTTTTGGGACTACCATGGTCATTGTCAGCCATGAGCTGAACTTGATCAAGCAATTATGCAATCGGACAGCGATTTTAGAAAATGGCAAAGTTTTAGAGACCATAGAAATTCAAAAAGAACAGCAACAGACACAATTTAGTTCTTATTATGAAAGAGTTCGGGAGAGTTTAGGATGA
- a CDS encoding lipoate--protein ligase, with product MYYVIMPSQDIRRNLATEQYLLNQRTFDEPLVLFYIQKPCVIVGRNQNVRAEVDLKYAKEHQVIITRRLSGGGAVYDDLGNLSFSFVVNADHASFGNFKLFTQPIIEALHEMGATGAEVSGRNDLMIDGKKFSGNAMYTKNKKMYSHGTLMLDVDLDEVSRVLTVSEKKLASKGTKSVRSRVTNLKPYLAKEYQDITTEAFRDKLLLHLFSADTMEAIQTHEYKLTQADEQAIDQLVADIYANDAWIFGEEPKYTIKREEKFKGGLIEANISVEKDRITAITIYGDYFSQKDTQEVADLLIGCKYAPEAIKQVLAPIRIDDYFANVTKEEFVQLLVD from the coding sequence ATATTCAAAAACCGTGTGTAATTGTCGGACGCAATCAAAATGTGCGTGCTGAAGTTGATCTAAAGTATGCGAAGGAACATCAAGTCATCATTACGAGAAGATTATCTGGTGGAGGTGCTGTTTACGATGATCTAGGCAATTTAAGCTTTAGTTTTGTTGTGAATGCGGATCATGCCTCTTTTGGTAATTTCAAACTATTTACACAGCCAATCATTGAAGCTCTACATGAAATGGGGGCAACGGGTGCTGAGGTCAGTGGGCGCAATGATTTAATGATCGATGGGAAAAAATTTTCTGGGAATGCGATGTATACCAAAAATAAAAAAATGTATTCCCATGGCACTTTGATGCTGGATGTTGACTTAGATGAAGTCAGTAGAGTTTTGACTGTTTCTGAAAAAAAGTTAGCTTCAAAAGGCACCAAGTCAGTTAGAAGCCGAGTGACAAATCTCAAACCTTATTTGGCGAAGGAATACCAAGACATTACCACAGAAGCTTTTCGAGATAAGCTATTACTGCATTTGTTTAGTGCTGATACGATGGAAGCTATCCAAACGCACGAATATAAATTGACCCAAGCAGATGAGCAGGCAATCGACCAATTAGTTGCAGACATTTATGCAAATGATGCTTGGATATTTGGTGAAGAACCTAAATACACGATCAAAAGAGAAGAGAAGTTCAAAGGTGGCTTAATTGAAGCGAACATTTCTGTAGAAAAAGATCGAATCACAGCAATCACGATTTATGGTGATTACTTTAGTCAAAAAGATACACAGGAAGTAGCTGATTTATTGATTGGCTGTAAATATGCACCGGAAGCAATTAAACAGGTATTAGCACCGATTAGAATCGATGATTATTTTGCCAATGTTACTAAAGAAGAATTTGTCCAGTTGCTGGTTGATTAA